The Cryobacterium roopkundense sequence ATTCGACGCTCGTTCGCGGCTGACCGAGCCAGAACGCGGGCTCCACGACGGCGCGCACCCCGGCTGCATACATGGCCTCGTAGTCGGTAGTCGTGCGGGAACTCATATGAATGTGCGGGTCCATGATGCGCATGTCTATTCCTTATATACGTGGGTCGCGGGCAGCAGTGCGGAAAGCAGGTCAACGGAGAGGTCGGGACGGTCGAGGGCCTGGGGGAAGGCCCCGACCACGGCGTGAATGTCGGTCGGAATATCTCGGCCGGCGGCGGTTCTTTCGTGGGCGAGGTCCACGAGCATTCGGGCGAGCTCGGCGTCCTGGCGGTCGGCCAGATTCGCGATGGCCCCCAGCGGAATGCCCGTGAAGACACACTTGACGACCGCGTGGCGGTAGGCCTCCTGGCCGAGGTAGCGGGCACCGTACCCCTGCACTGCGGCAGCCACCAGGCGCACGTCGTTGGTGCGCAGGGCGTCTTCGACGATGGGGAGCAGGGCCGCGCCGATGCCGCCGGGTTCGCCGGGTGTGTCTCGCTCGCCGGGTTTCCCGGGTTCGTCGAGCCGGCGCAAGCCGCGCAGCACGCCGCGTTTCTCGCCGGCGTCGCCGTGACGATACAGGTCGTCGAGGAGATTGGCGCGGTCGGCGCCGCGCAGGGCGAGCGCGCCCATCAACAGGGAGCGAGCCGCGTCGTCGATGCAGCCGTGGCGCAGTCCCTGCGGGTCGTCGTCGCTGAGGGGGTCTCGGCCGCACCGACGCGACACCGCCGAGAAGTGCTGGGCCAGGGCGTCGGGGCGGCGCTCCACATCGGCCAGAGCGGCTTCGAGCCAGGTCGCCCCCGCCTCGGCCAGTCGGGGTTGCAGAGAACGGATGCTCACGGGTTCGCTCCTTCGCATTCGGTCGGCCGGGTGCGCGGTACGGACATCATGTGGCGGACACCCGCCGCGTGAGGCGGCGGCCCAGTGGAAGCAAGGCAGCCAGGGCGAGGCCGGTTCCGACGGCGCCCGACCGGGCGATGAGCGCTGCCTGCAGGCCGGTGGTGCCCATGACGGATGCGCCCACCGCGCGGCGAATGTCCGGCGCCGCTCTCGTCCGGCGCGCCACCACCTGCGCGGGGGCCACGGCCGCGAGGTAGGCGAGAGCGAGGGCTGCCCCGGCGACGCGAGGGAGCCATCCGTTGGCGGGATTGAGAGTCGGTCCTGCCGCGGCGGCCACGGCGGCGCACGCCGTGCCCGTGACGGCGAGGGTGCCCACGACCGCGCTCCGGGAACCGTGCACCTCGTCGCGGCTGAGGGTGGTGGTGCCGAGGGTATGGGTGAAGACAGTCAGGGCGGCCGGCAGAGCGCGTCGCCAGGACCCGGCGCCCGCGCCG is a genomic window containing:
- a CDS encoding EboA domain-containing protein; this translates as MSIRSLQPRLAEAGATWLEAALADVERRPDALAQHFSAVSRRCGRDPLSDDDPQGLRHGCIDDAARSLLMGALALRGADRANLLDDLYRHGDAGEKRGVLRGLRRLDEPGKPGERDTPGEPGGIGAALLPIVEDALRTNDVRLVAAAVQGYGARYLGQEAYRHAVVKCVFTGIPLGAIANLADRQDAELARMLVDLAHERTAAGRDIPTDIHAVVGAFPQALDRPDLSVDLLSALLPATHVYKE
- a CDS encoding SCO3242 family prenyltransferase, whose translation is MMTASAFARLVRLPAALTAPGDTLAGAAAAGWPFGARTALLPLSSTLIYWAGMALNDYADRDLDAIERPERPIPAGDVTPVEALAVAIVLTSAGVGIATLAGGRRGLAVALPLAASVWAYDVVFKPTALGPVSMATTRLLDVLLGAGAGSWRRALPAALTVFTHTLGTTTLSRDEVHGSRSAVVGTLAVTGTACAAVAAAAGPTLNPANGWLPRVAGAALALAYLAAVAPAQVVARRTRAAPDIRRAVGASVMGTTGLQAALIARSGAVGTGLALAALLPLGRRLTRRVSAT